A region from the Colwellia sp. PAMC 21821 genome encodes:
- a CDS encoding TolC family protein: protein MTKLANKKLKTRFTLGAVLVVAFLSGCASKIDIASENNQISEFITKANIASKLDSQLSGADETNWWKKLESTQLNQHVSQALANNYDLKTSQLTLKSALARLGEQKAQYLPQGGIDIGSKRSDAVSTFDRQSSAGVSLDWQLDLFGRITALVDAAQASTMSQAEQVRLLQIEVVSSVVKGFISYQGNVEKQNIITLQIDALRQGIDVLQARVDEGVANELDLNRTMAQLRQQQALIPAIKYAKYRDLSTLAVLTGRLTQDVELVDEQSILAHEFNVTLSEPNNAIALRPDISRALYDFSQANSLSVSASKALLPDISLSAFANVLSINSLGLSDTQQQWQVAPQLQWSLLSYPALLAQRDAQQFLSEAAYSDYQQVVLKALSESELSLQLLVNQAQQKQFADQRYSFANKAFLQANAMYEEGQIPYLELLDARQDVLIAQENAVDLTISSLLAKVNAYQSFNGQWSYALNKINK, encoded by the coding sequence ATGACTAAATTAGCCAACAAAAAACTTAAAACACGCTTTACCTTAGGTGCTGTTTTGGTTGTTGCCTTTTTATCAGGCTGTGCGAGCAAAATTGACATTGCAAGTGAGAATAACCAAATAAGCGAATTCATCACCAAAGCAAATATTGCTAGTAAGTTAGATAGTCAGCTTAGTGGTGCTGATGAAACAAATTGGTGGAAAAAGCTTGAGTCAACTCAACTTAATCAACATGTTTCACAAGCTTTAGCGAATAACTACGACCTAAAAACAAGCCAATTAACCCTTAAAAGTGCTTTAGCACGATTAGGCGAACAAAAGGCGCAATACTTACCTCAAGGTGGTATTGATATAGGTTCAAAGCGTAGTGATGCAGTGTCAACTTTTGATCGTCAATCAAGCGCTGGAGTTAGCCTTGATTGGCAGTTAGATTTATTTGGTCGCATTACGGCCTTGGTTGACGCTGCTCAAGCGTCAACCATGAGCCAAGCGGAACAAGTACGTTTATTGCAAATTGAAGTGGTATCTTCTGTAGTAAAAGGTTTTATTAGTTACCAAGGTAATGTTGAAAAGCAAAATATTATTACCCTGCAAATTGATGCATTAAGACAAGGTATTGATGTACTGCAAGCAAGAGTAGACGAAGGTGTAGCGAACGAGCTTGATTTAAACCGCACCATGGCGCAATTAAGACAACAACAAGCCTTAATACCGGCAATTAAATATGCTAAATATCGAGATTTATCTACTTTAGCTGTTTTGACCGGGCGCTTAACTCAAGATGTTGAACTTGTTGATGAGCAAAGCATTTTAGCACACGAGTTTAACGTAACACTGAGTGAGCCAAATAATGCCATAGCGCTTAGACCCGATATTAGCCGTGCGCTTTATGACTTTAGCCAAGCTAATAGTTTAAGTGTTTCAGCAAGCAAAGCCCTTTTACCCGATATTAGCTTAAGTGCTTTTGCGAATGTATTAAGTATTAATAGCTTAGGCTTAAGTGACACCCAGCAGCAATGGCAAGTAGCACCGCAGTTGCAATGGTCATTACTCAGTTACCCTGCGCTTTTAGCCCAGCGTGACGCACAGCAGTTTTTAAGTGAAGCCGCTTATAGCGATTACCAACAAGTGGTATTAAAAGCACTTAGTGAAAGCGAACTGTCTCTGCAGTTACTGGTAAACCAAGCGCAACAAAAGCAATTTGCCGATCAGCGATACAGTTTTGCCAATAAAGCATTTTTACAAGCAAATGCTATGTATGAAGAAGGTCAAATACCATACTTAGAGTTGTTAGATGCGCGTCAGGATGTTTTAATAGCGCAAGAAAATGCTGTTGATTTAACCATTTCATCACTGCTTGCTAAAGTAAATGCCTACCAGTCATTTAACGGGCAATGGAGTTATGCGTTAAACAAGATTAATAAGTAG
- a CDS encoding zinc-binding dehydrogenase — MPHTDILPEFTIPQTMRAIVLPEANEKISLESIELSVPECSDNELLIKVEYVGLNPLDAQYAKTGFCHWQYPHVLGLDAVGIVVKAPKGIYPNIGARVMWHASMGTQGVLSEYTKVPNYAVSVVPQSVKPEQAAALPCAGMTALISLDKLQITEGDTLLIEAGAGAVGQIAIQFAKQRGADVFTTAAKRNHKLVKSLGADAVFDYQDKKLCEKIRRELGPQGFDAVLDAIGGEVTARNIELMRFCGRIACLKPLPEFEQELLFRKSPNISIVSLPGAWLANSLCAQQRMSFMSNLLLESVEKGDLIVPEISLIEFSAAHISAALNKQLAGGFTGKQVVKITSI; from the coding sequence ATGCCACATACTGATATTTTACCTGAATTCACTATTCCGCAAACGATGCGAGCGATAGTTCTGCCCGAAGCAAATGAGAAAATTAGCTTAGAAAGCATTGAACTTAGCGTGCCAGAATGCAGCGATAACGAACTTTTAATAAAAGTAGAGTATGTTGGCCTTAACCCTTTAGATGCACAATATGCCAAAACCGGGTTTTGCCATTGGCAATACCCGCACGTGCTTGGTTTAGACGCTGTTGGCATAGTGGTTAAAGCGCCAAAAGGTATTTATCCCAATATTGGCGCACGTGTAATGTGGCATGCCAGTATGGGCACACAAGGTGTACTGAGTGAGTACACCAAAGTACCTAACTATGCAGTATCGGTAGTACCCCAAAGCGTCAAGCCTGAACAAGCAGCAGCACTGCCTTGTGCTGGCATGACCGCACTAATTTCACTTGATAAGCTACAAATTACCGAAGGTGACACGTTACTCATTGAAGCCGGCGCTGGCGCTGTCGGCCAAATTGCTATTCAATTTGCCAAACAACGTGGCGCCGATGTTTTTACCACGGCAGCAAAACGTAATCATAAATTAGTGAAATCTTTAGGCGCTGACGCGGTATTTGATTATCAAGATAAAAAGCTTTGTGAAAAAATTCGCCGAGAGTTAGGCCCGCAAGGATTTGACGCAGTACTTGACGCTATAGGCGGTGAAGTTACTGCGCGTAATATTGAATTAATGCGCTTTTGTGGCCGTATAGCGTGCTTAAAACCACTACCTGAATTTGAGCAAGAACTGCTATTTCGAAAATCCCCAAACATTAGCATAGTATCACTGCCTGGCGCATGGCTAGCTAATAGTTTATGCGCACAACAACGCATGAGTTTCATGAGTAATTTATTGCTTGAAAGTGTTGAAAAAGGCGACTTAATCGTCCCAGAAATAAGCCTTATTGAATTTAGTGCAGCGCATATTTCTGCTGCACTGAATAAACAGCTAGCGGGTGGTTTTACGGGTAAACAAGTGGTAAAAATAACGTCGATTTAA
- a CDS encoding BlaI/MecI/CopY family transcriptional regulator gives MSNSVPDISDAEFAVLDVLWQHNPASANDIITKLNDSKPWHEKTVKTLLNRLVKKQAISYEKQQRSYLYSPLIERENYLVKQSKTLVDKLFRGRLSPLVTGFAQQSRLKKDDIAALKAIIADWEQEHKDD, from the coding sequence ATGTCAAACTCAGTTCCAGATATTAGTGATGCAGAATTCGCAGTGTTAGATGTGCTATGGCAGCACAATCCAGCCAGCGCCAATGACATCATTACTAAACTTAATGACAGTAAACCTTGGCATGAAAAAACCGTAAAAACGCTGCTCAATCGCTTAGTAAAAAAGCAAGCCATTAGCTATGAAAAACAACAACGCAGTTATTTATACTCTCCCTTAATTGAGCGGGAAAACTATTTAGTCAAACAAAGTAAAACGCTAGTCGATAAACTGTTTCGAGGTCGTCTCTCCCCTCTTGTTACTGGTTTTGCTCAACAAAGTCGCTTAAAAAAAGATGATATTGCCGCACTTAAAGCCATTATTGCGGACTGGGAACAGGAGCATAAAGATGATTAA
- a CDS encoding M56 family metallopeptidase, translating to MINLLLDLLWPLTIMLVLILLCHKLTLKHGGAKIAYALWGLIPLSLLTYLVPMPWHKVAVAPSGTLQHYLVLPTEQFIDIQPNGLITLWLLGLLLVIGNWLSSHIRFSRQLQLTEVNKTTLAITLPLKLKAYNCDTAYSPMLLGLFPQKIIIPANFASSFSRSQQKLILEHEICHFDRNDIYWNTLALLCVALFWFHPLVWLAYFKFRQDQELSCDQIVLARKQTESRIAYSKALLVVAEFAPAMAFAQLSFKKYGDKQMMFERIRQIKANTQATKLAMVVISAVSVSLLSGVSFAGNQGFTPGTEAQLSVSPSDEKRVRRLPPTQVNDIKPTYRVEPKYPLKAAAENIEGSVVLKFDIDRAGMVKNVEILHAVPAYVFDKVAKTALEQWQYAPSNAYHKNNLVQLDFAMDMDSAQRESLIEQIQVTN from the coding sequence ATGATTAATTTGTTATTAGATTTACTCTGGCCTTTAACAATTATGTTAGTGCTCATATTGCTTTGCCATAAGCTTACTTTAAAACACGGTGGCGCAAAAATAGCTTATGCCTTATGGGGCCTGATCCCGCTATCCCTACTCACTTATTTAGTCCCTATGCCATGGCACAAAGTCGCTGTAGCGCCGAGCGGCACCTTGCAACATTATCTAGTATTGCCGACAGAGCAGTTTATTGATATTCAACCCAATGGCTTAATAACGCTTTGGCTACTCGGCCTGTTGTTAGTAATAGGTAACTGGCTTTCTAGTCATATTCGCTTTAGCCGTCAGTTGCAATTAACTGAAGTTAATAAGACTACACTTGCGATTACCTTACCGCTTAAGCTCAAAGCATATAATTGTGATACAGCCTATAGCCCTATGTTATTGGGCTTATTCCCACAAAAAATTATTATCCCGGCCAACTTTGCTAGCAGTTTTTCTCGCTCACAACAAAAGTTGATCTTGGAACACGAAATTTGTCATTTTGATCGCAATGACATTTATTGGAACACATTGGCGCTACTTTGTGTCGCGCTCTTTTGGTTCCACCCTTTGGTCTGGTTGGCTTATTTTAAGTTCCGCCAAGATCAAGAACTATCTTGTGACCAAATTGTTCTGGCGCGCAAACAGACCGAAAGCAGGATTGCATACAGCAAAGCGTTATTAGTAGTGGCAGAATTTGCTCCCGCTATGGCCTTTGCGCAACTTTCTTTTAAGAAATATGGAGATAAACAAATGATGTTTGAACGTATTAGACAAATTAAAGCCAATACTCAAGCGACAAAGCTAGCAATGGTGGTGATATCAGCAGTTTCGGTGAGTTTGTTATCCGGTGTTAGTTTTGCGGGTAATCAAGGATTTACCCCAGGGACAGAAGCACAACTTAGTGTCTCGCCAAGTGATGAAAAACGAGTGCGCCGCCTACCACCAACACAGGTAAATGATATAAAGCCCACTTACAGAGTTGAGCCCAAATACCCACTGAAAGCAGCGGCAGAAAACATTGAAGGGTCAGTGGTGTTGAAGTTTGATATTGATCGCGCTGGTATGGTGAAAAATGTTGAAATATTGCATGCTGTGCCCGCTTATGTCTTCGATAAAGTCGCAAAAACAGCCTTAGAGCAATGGCAATACGCGCCATCAAACGCATATCACAAAAACAATTTGGTGCAATTAGACTTTGCTATGGACATGGATTCCGCTCAGCGAGAAAGTTTAATTGAACAAATCCAAGTGACAAATTAG
- a CDS encoding EAL domain-containing protein, with protein sequence MSELSKSQTIKSLTITNQFATDILLLNTPNEVWQYLAQNIVEKLGFDDAVIYTLDEGGKTLSRMSGFKKSTSINNEKISNTQLSDTSSNLMVIPFNQGVIGKVAATKKSILVKDTREFESYIVDGEATLSELAVPILFKEQLLGVIDTEHAQVDFYTEYHLKTLTALASIAAMKISQIIKVDGLEEIIENLEYANKIQDALFEIAELTFKTKTMGEFYRHLHQCIGRLTFARNFFVALLKDNGKTIEFPYAVDEFDQDIVDEFDQGKIFEKVAIDPENLSITGYTLSKDKPFLLYEKDIQAMLDSKELYILGSIPKAWLGVPFGKGDNKGIVVVQSYSTDFLFQEKDKQLLSFVAKHINNAIERMEAQQKLQFLALHDPLTDLPNRSLFKDRIQHAFLHCENNRHDNIAILFIDVDRFKQVNDTYGHHVGDKLLIAIVKSIKTTLRNTDTLARLGGDEFAILLDGKIDHETICRISENIINAMAEAFNIEGLNVSSSLSIGIATYTNTSANAEQLLIDADHAMYQAKLKGRNQYVFFEALEEQNKSTNVKLEYDFERAIKSQEFIGNYQPLINFATGDVIGAEVLVRWQHPKLGLLPPDVFIPILEKSGQIVQLDLYMLKLAVSNLNLWADWLPDKFKLNVNVSTSGFASKEFITYLQEQHLKSADITSRLCVEITEESLILNVDAVKNHLEILKRLNILVALDDFGTGYSSLSYLHQFSLDYLKIDKSFVDDLNEVSNKVLILDAVVNLAKALKIKTTAEGIETVEQYQKLKEIGCDVGQGYHIAKPLLDTDFKCFLLNHYNRRKIA encoded by the coding sequence TTGTCCGAACTATCTAAATCACAAACGATAAAAAGTTTAACTATTACTAATCAGTTTGCTACTGATATTTTATTATTAAATACCCCTAATGAAGTTTGGCAATATTTAGCGCAAAATATTGTTGAAAAGCTAGGTTTTGACGATGCTGTTATTTACACGTTAGACGAAGGGGGGAAGACCTTAAGTCGAATGTCAGGTTTTAAAAAAAGCACATCAATTAATAATGAAAAAATCAGTAATACTCAGCTAAGCGATACCTCATCTAACTTAATGGTTATTCCTTTCAACCAAGGGGTTATCGGTAAAGTAGCAGCAACTAAAAAATCTATTCTGGTCAAAGACACGCGTGAATTCGAAAGTTATATTGTTGACGGTGAGGCTACATTATCAGAGTTAGCCGTGCCTATTTTATTTAAAGAGCAATTATTAGGAGTCATTGACACCGAACATGCTCAAGTAGATTTTTACACCGAATATCACCTAAAAACATTGACCGCACTGGCGTCTATTGCTGCAATGAAAATATCTCAAATCATCAAAGTTGATGGCTTAGAAGAGATTATTGAAAATTTAGAATATGCTAACAAAATACAAGATGCTTTATTTGAGATTGCTGAACTTACCTTTAAAACTAAAACAATGGGTGAGTTCTATCGGCACTTACATCAATGTATTGGGCGGCTAACGTTCGCCAGGAATTTTTTTGTAGCTTTACTTAAAGATAATGGAAAAACCATCGAATTTCCTTATGCTGTAGACGAGTTCGACCAAGATATCGTCGATGAGTTTGACCAAGGAAAAATATTTGAAAAAGTGGCTATTGATCCTGAAAATTTAAGTATTACCGGCTATACCTTGTCAAAAGATAAACCTTTTTTATTATACGAAAAAGATATTCAGGCAATGCTAGACAGTAAAGAACTCTATATTCTAGGCAGCATACCTAAAGCTTGGCTAGGTGTGCCTTTTGGTAAAGGAGATAATAAAGGTATTGTCGTTGTACAAAGCTATAGTACTGACTTTTTATTCCAAGAAAAAGACAAACAGCTCTTATCTTTTGTGGCAAAACATATCAATAATGCGATTGAAAGAATGGAAGCACAACAAAAGCTTCAGTTTTTAGCATTACATGACCCTCTCACAGACTTACCTAATAGATCACTATTTAAAGATAGAATCCAGCATGCGTTTTTACATTGCGAGAACAATCGTCACGACAATATAGCGATCCTGTTTATTGATGTAGATAGGTTTAAACAAGTTAATGATACTTATGGTCATCACGTTGGCGATAAACTGCTTATTGCCATTGTGAAGTCGATCAAAACCACATTAAGGAATACTGATACCCTAGCCCGTTTAGGGGGAGATGAATTTGCTATTTTACTTGACGGTAAAATTGATCATGAGACCATTTGCCGCATAAGTGAAAATATAATTAACGCGATGGCAGAGGCTTTCAATATAGAGGGCTTGAATGTTTCCAGCAGTCTAAGTATCGGTATAGCAACTTATACTAATACCAGTGCAAATGCAGAACAATTATTGATAGATGCTGATCATGCAATGTATCAAGCTAAGTTAAAAGGGCGTAATCAATATGTATTTTTTGAAGCGCTTGAAGAACAAAATAAATCAACCAATGTTAAGCTCGAATATGATTTCGAACGTGCGATAAAAAGCCAAGAGTTTATTGGGAATTATCAGCCTTTAATTAACTTTGCTACTGGTGATGTCATTGGCGCTGAAGTCTTAGTGCGTTGGCAGCATCCAAAGTTAGGACTATTGCCTCCTGATGTTTTTATCCCGATTCTAGAAAAGTCAGGACAAATAGTTCAGCTTGATCTTTACATGCTAAAGTTGGCCGTTAGTAACCTAAACCTTTGGGCAGATTGGTTACCAGATAAATTTAAGCTTAATGTTAATGTGTCAACATCAGGTTTTGCGTCGAAAGAATTTATTACCTATTTACAAGAGCAGCACCTAAAGTCTGCAGATATTACTTCCCGCCTATGCGTAGAAATTACCGAAGAAAGCTTAATTTTAAACGTTGATGCAGTGAAAAATCATTTAGAGATATTGAAAAGACTGAATATTCTAGTGGCACTGGATGATTTTGGCACGGGTTATTCATCGTTAAGTTACTTACATCAATTTTCTTTAGATTATTTGAAAATAGATAAAAGCTTCGTGGATGATTTAAATGAAGTGAGCAATAAAGTATTGATATTAGATGCTGTAGTTAATCTCGCTAAAGCGTTAAAGATAAAAACTACCGCAGAGGGGATAGAAACCGTTGAGCAATATCAAAAGCTTAAAGAAATTGGCTGCGATGTAGGTCAAGGATACCATATTGCAAAACCACTGCTTGATACTGATTTTAAGTGTTTTCTGTTGAACCACTATAATCGACGTAAAATTGCCTGA
- a CDS encoding IS110 family transposase yields the protein MKITTIGLDIAKSIFHMFAVNKNGRFVKKKQLRRKQVLSFMATLEPCLIVMEACGSANYWARKFIELGHQVKLIAPQYVKPFVKGNKNDYNDAEGIAEAAQRPTMRFVPIKSIEQQDIQNFHRQRERIKKERKALASQIRGLLGEYGIVINKGISAIRNELPDILEDATNELTYLSREIFNELWLEFQVTEVKFKACEVRLNTMNKENEICVRLDEILGIGAITASATYAAAGDGKDFVNGRHFSAWLGLVPGQHSTGGKATLLGISKRGNSYLRTLYIHGARAVLRHSENKTDRFSLWAQALKSRRGHNKACVAVANKIARMAWVIMAKGESYRPAI from the coding sequence ATGAAGATTACTACAATCGGTTTAGACATTGCAAAATCAATTTTTCACATGTTCGCTGTGAATAAAAATGGGCGATTTGTAAAAAAGAAACAATTAAGAAGAAAACAAGTGTTGAGTTTCATGGCAACATTAGAGCCTTGCCTAATTGTAATGGAAGCTTGTGGCAGTGCGAACTACTGGGCTAGAAAATTTATTGAATTGGGGCACCAAGTAAAACTTATTGCGCCTCAATATGTAAAACCCTTCGTTAAAGGCAATAAAAATGATTATAACGATGCCGAAGGTATTGCAGAGGCAGCGCAACGCCCGACCATGAGGTTTGTGCCAATTAAATCGATAGAACAACAAGATATTCAAAACTTCCATCGACAACGTGAACGCATAAAGAAAGAACGTAAAGCATTAGCAAGTCAGATACGAGGCTTGTTAGGAGAATATGGCATTGTCATCAATAAAGGTATTTCTGCAATTCGCAATGAACTGCCGGATATTTTAGAGGATGCGACAAATGAGTTAACGTATTTAAGTCGGGAGATATTTAATGAGTTATGGCTTGAATTTCAAGTCACAGAAGTGAAGTTTAAAGCGTGTGAAGTTCGCTTAAACACGATGAATAAAGAAAATGAAATATGTGTTCGCTTAGATGAAATATTAGGTATTGGAGCAATCACAGCTAGCGCTACTTATGCAGCTGCAGGAGATGGAAAAGACTTTGTAAATGGTCGACATTTTTCGGCATGGCTTGGGCTTGTTCCTGGGCAGCATTCAACGGGTGGAAAGGCCACCTTACTCGGTATAAGTAAACGCGGTAATAGTTATTTAAGAACACTATACATCCACGGGGCCCGGGCAGTATTAAGGCACAGTGAAAACAAAACTGACCGATTTAGTTTGTGGGCACAAGCGTTAAAATCCCGACGAGGACACAACAAAGCATGCGTTGCTGTGGCGAATAAAATAGCAAGAATGGCTTGGGTAATAATGGCGAAGGGGGAAAGTTATCGCCCGGCTATATAA
- the fdx gene encoding ISC system 2Fe-2S type ferredoxin — translation MPQIIFLPNEELCPDGAVVQAEKGESVLNVALRNDIGVEHACEKVCACTTCHMIIREGFDSIEEGDELEDDMLDKAWGLEPESRLSCQALVGDEDLVVEIPKYTVNMVSENH, via the coding sequence ATGCCACAGATTATATTTTTACCCAATGAAGAACTTTGCCCAGACGGCGCAGTAGTACAAGCCGAAAAAGGTGAAAGCGTGTTAAATGTAGCGCTTAGAAATGATATTGGCGTTGAGCATGCGTGTGAAAAAGTTTGCGCTTGTACCACTTGTCATATGATTATTCGTGAAGGTTTCGACTCTATTGAAGAGGGTGATGAACTCGAAGACGATATGCTCGATAAGGCTTGGGGTTTAGAGCCAGAGTCACGTCTAAGTTGCCAAGCATTAGTTGGCGATGAAGATTTAGTTGTAGAAATTCCTAAATATACTGTGAATATGGTTTCTGAAAACCACTAG
- the hscA gene encoding Fe-S protein assembly chaperone HscA encodes MALLQIAEPGQSTVPHEHRLAAGIDLGTTNSLIASVKSGLAETIVDTNGLDILPSVVSYQSNGILVGHDAKAFAVSDPENTIVSAKRLIGRSKADITTKYASLPYAFCGDENHPSIATRSGDVNPVQVSAEILKSLVQRAESSLGGELTGVVITVPAYFDDAQRHSTKDAAKLAGVNVLRLLNEPTAAAVAYGLDTGQEGVVAVYDLGGGTFDISILRLNKGVFEVLATGGDSALGGDDFDGILVEHLINKAGLVRPLSTSMERQLTQQACLAKEQLSNVDNVEVSLSLAENKSWTGSLTRVEFEQLIAPLVKKTLRACRRAVKDAELVIDDVIEVVMVGGSTRVPLVRAEVETFFKQQPLTSIDPDKVVALGAAIQADILAGNKPDSDMLLLDVIPLSLGLETMGGLVEKVITRNTTIPVAKAQEFTTFKDGQTAMAVHVLQGERELVDDCRSLARFELRGIPAMTAGAAHIRVTFKVDADGLLEVSAMEKSTGVESSITVKPSFGLEADEITNMLKDSMENAEQDMQVRMLKEQQVEALRVIESIQAALLADSALLNGAESSAINNAIAALKKISQTGNADEVEAAIEKLNNSTATFAERRMDSSIKTALSGHSVDEV; translated from the coding sequence ATGGCATTATTACAAATCGCTGAACCTGGGCAAAGTACCGTTCCTCACGAGCATCGACTAGCCGCAGGTATTGACCTGGGTACGACAAACTCTTTAATCGCTAGCGTAAAAAGTGGCTTAGCTGAAACTATTGTTGATACTAATGGCCTTGATATTTTACCGTCAGTAGTGAGTTATCAAAGCAATGGTATTTTAGTAGGCCATGACGCAAAAGCGTTCGCTGTCAGTGATCCTGAAAATACTATCGTCTCGGCAAAACGCCTGATTGGTCGCTCTAAGGCCGATATTACGACCAAGTATGCATCACTTCCTTATGCCTTTTGTGGTGATGAAAATCATCCCTCAATTGCGACTCGTTCTGGTGACGTGAACCCAGTACAAGTGTCGGCAGAAATACTTAAAAGTTTAGTGCAACGCGCTGAATCATCGTTAGGCGGTGAGCTTACCGGTGTGGTCATTACTGTGCCTGCTTATTTTGATGATGCGCAACGCCATAGCACCAAAGACGCGGCTAAATTAGCTGGCGTTAATGTCTTACGTTTACTGAACGAGCCAACAGCGGCTGCCGTTGCTTATGGCTTAGACACTGGGCAAGAAGGCGTTGTAGCTGTTTATGACCTGGGCGGCGGCACATTTGATATTTCAATATTACGTTTAAATAAAGGTGTATTTGAAGTGTTAGCGACCGGTGGCGACTCTGCTCTGGGCGGTGACGATTTTGATGGCATTTTGGTTGAACATCTTATTAATAAAGCTGGTTTAGTGCGTCCATTATCGACGTCAATGGAGCGACAATTAACTCAGCAAGCGTGTTTGGCCAAAGAGCAATTGTCGAACGTCGATAATGTTGAAGTTTCGTTATCACTTGCAGAAAATAAATCGTGGACTGGCAGTTTAACCAGAGTTGAGTTTGAGCAACTTATCGCACCATTGGTAAAGAAAACATTGCGAGCATGTCGTCGGGCAGTTAAAGACGCAGAGCTGGTTATTGATGATGTGATTGAAGTTGTGATGGTTGGCGGTTCAACGCGCGTGCCATTAGTGCGTGCTGAAGTAGAAACCTTTTTCAAACAACAGCCCTTAACCTCAATTGACCCTGACAAAGTTGTGGCGCTAGGCGCTGCTATTCAAGCAGATATATTAGCGGGCAATAAGCCAGATAGCGATATGCTATTGCTAGATGTTATTCCTTTATCATTAGGCCTAGAAACTATGGGCGGCTTAGTTGAAAAGGTTATAACGCGCAATACCACTATTCCAGTGGCTAAAGCGCAAGAATTTACCACTTTTAAAGATGGTCAAACTGCCATGGCAGTGCATGTATTGCAAGGCGAACGTGAGCTAGTTGACGATTGTCGTTCGTTAGCGCGCTTTGAACTGCGTGGCATTCCAGCAATGACTGCGGGTGCTGCCCATATTCGTGTTACTTTTAAAGTAGATGCAGATGGTTTGCTAGAAGTATCGGCCATGGAAAAATCAACTGGTGTAGAGTCGAGTATCACGGTTAAACCAAGCTTTGGTTTAGAAGCTGATGAAATCACTAACATGTTGAAAGACTCTATGGAAAATGCTGAACAAGATATGCAAGTGCGTATGTTGAAAGAACAGCAAGTTGAAGCTTTACGCGTTATTGAGTCGATTCAAGCGGCGCTTTTAGCTGATAGTGCTTTATTAAATGGCGCAGAGAGTAGCGCAATCAATAATGCTATTGCTGCACTTAAAAAGATAAGCCAAACAGGTAATGCCGATGAAGTTGAAGCGGCAATAGAGAAATTAAATAATAGTACTGCCACATTTGCTGAACGTAGAATGGATTCTTCTATCAAAACAGCACTTTCTGGCCATTCAGTAGACGAGGTTTAG
- the hscB gene encoding co-chaperone HscB translates to MNYFELFGLDIQFELDLAKLSTLYQTLQKKVHPDRFAHGSSQEQMLAVKKSTLINDAYQTLKKPLKRAQYLLELRGVNMPSEQSSFGDVSFLMHQMELREMLDEVKHADDVDAAVSEVSQVFDSEFQQLFNQLQTQLADNTAESNNLACDNLRKLKFYQKLHVDLDKLEEFLLDD, encoded by the coding sequence GTGAATTATTTTGAATTATTTGGTTTAGACATTCAATTTGAACTTGATTTGGCTAAGCTTTCAACACTTTACCAAACATTACAAAAAAAAGTACATCCTGATCGCTTTGCTCATGGCTCAAGCCAAGAGCAAATGCTTGCCGTGAAAAAATCTACGCTGATTAATGATGCATACCAAACGCTAAAAAAACCACTAAAACGTGCGCAATATCTATTAGAATTGCGTGGCGTTAATATGCCTAGCGAGCAATCATCTTTTGGTGATGTGAGTTTTTTAATGCATCAAATGGAATTGCGAGAAATGCTAGATGAAGTCAAGCATGCTGATGATGTTGACGCCGCTGTATCAGAGGTATCACAAGTGTTTGATTCAGAATTCCAGCAACTGTTTAATCAATTGCAAACTCAATTGGCAGATAACACGGCCGAGTCAAATAACTTAGCCTGTGACAATTTAAGAAAACTTAAATTTTATCAAAAGCTTCATGTCGATCTCGATAAACTCGAAGAGTTTTTACTTGATGACTAG
- the iscA gene encoding iron-sulfur cluster assembly protein IscA has protein sequence MSVTMTPAASDRVKSFIENRGKGLGLRLGIKTTGCSGLAYVLEFVDELNEDDTLFSINDCNIIIDGKSLVYLDGIELDFIKEGLNEGFKFTNPNAKGECGCGESFNV, from the coding sequence ATGAGTGTAACGATGACACCTGCCGCATCTGACAGGGTAAAATCGTTTATCGAAAACCGAGGCAAGGGCCTTGGTTTACGATTAGGTATTAAAACAACCGGTTGTTCTGGTTTAGCTTATGTACTTGAATTTGTAGATGAGCTAAATGAAGACGACACGCTGTTTTCTATCAATGACTGTAATATCATCATTGATGGCAAGAGCTTGGTTTATCTTGACGGTATCGAACTTGATTTTATTAAAGAAGGTTTGAACGAAGGCTTTAAATTCACCAACCCAAACGCTAAAGGCGAATGTGGCTGTGGTGAAAGTTTTAATGTTTAG